The proteins below are encoded in one region of Paenibacillus sp. YYML68:
- a CDS encoding MBOAT family O-acyltransferase → MVLFSWSYIAYLVAASLVCMVVPEKFRKLTALLAGIVFAVVFLPHALPFLILLLVVNLGFGRMLDSSILSKSYVLAAGIASNILLLGLQQSTLLHGWVAELLPTAEAAGSVSTMSLTVLHVGSVFLTLQAISYLMELYRGRLSRGPGAAFNLAHYLFFFPKLLAGPIEKPQAMMEPPRVERLLDRKRLKEGLLLMGWGIFQKLVIADRLAVISHAALDDPQGSLGWGLIIGTVCFALQLYFDLCAYTDMSVGAAHLMGYRLGHHFQLPWKADRPFLYWERWMCSLRSWVEDYMEQPLRWLIQRRFIRSHGDRIEREQLVRSIAVPVLCTGLLLASGSWGFLLLGVVWLVSTVSRRSPAALRTRQLQVPFASRWLVWLSACLASVWLAFPGVDRVVPYVTLISRRLDDFSGQRIVSSLGVSWTDFNLALVALLVAALTGYGKLGLHDRYPYPYQLLHAAHVPRWKRWVAGYVMLLLALVMGVYKTTPFLFGF, encoded by the coding sequence ATGGTGTTATTTTCATGGAGCTATATTGCTTACTTGGTGGCGGCATCGCTCGTGTGTATGGTTGTACCGGAGAAATTCCGTAAGCTGACCGCTCTACTCGCTGGTATCGTTTTCGCCGTCGTCTTTTTGCCGCATGCGCTTCCGTTTCTGATCCTGCTCTTGGTGGTCAATCTGGGATTTGGACGAATGCTGGATTCATCTATCCTGTCTAAGAGCTACGTCCTTGCAGCGGGGATCGCCAGCAACATTCTTCTGCTTGGCTTGCAACAATCGACGCTATTGCACGGGTGGGTAGCTGAGCTGCTCCCCACTGCAGAGGCAGCAGGTAGCGTCTCCACGATGTCGCTGACGGTGCTTCATGTGGGCTCTGTATTCCTGACGCTGCAAGCGATCAGCTATCTAATGGAGCTCTATCGCGGGCGCTTGTCACGAGGTCCAGGTGCTGCCTTCAACCTCGCTCATTACTTGTTCTTCTTCCCGAAGCTGCTTGCCGGTCCCATTGAGAAGCCGCAAGCGATGATGGAACCGCCTAGAGTCGAGAGGCTGCTTGACCGCAAGCGACTCAAGGAAGGACTGCTCCTCATGGGCTGGGGAATATTCCAAAAGCTTGTCATTGCCGACCGGTTGGCCGTGATCTCCCATGCCGCACTGGATGATCCTCAAGGCAGCCTCGGCTGGGGGCTTATAATAGGAACCGTCTGCTTCGCGCTGCAGCTGTATTTCGACCTGTGCGCCTATACCGACATGTCCGTAGGGGCGGCACACTTGATGGGGTATCGCCTCGGGCATCACTTCCAGCTTCCATGGAAGGCGGATCGCCCCTTCCTATACTGGGAGCGGTGGATGTGCTCCTTGCGCTCTTGGGTCGAGGATTACATGGAGCAGCCTCTGCGGTGGCTGATACAGAGACGATTCATTCGCAGTCATGGGGATCGAATCGAGCGGGAGCAGCTTGTGCGTTCGATCGCGGTTCCGGTCCTATGCACGGGGCTGCTGCTCGCTTCGGGGAGCTGGGGCTTCCTGCTGCTCGGCGTTGTGTGGCTTGTCAGCACCGTGAGTCGCAGAAGTCCCGCGGCGCTTCGGACGCGGCAGCTGCAGGTGCCGTTCGCGAGTCGTTGGCTCGTGTGGCTCAGTGCGTGCCTTGCATCCGTCTGGCTGGCTTTTCCTGGGGTCGATCGGGTCGTGCCGTATGTGACATTGATAAGCAGGCGGCTCGACGACTTCTCCGGTCAGCGTATTGTGAGCAGTCTAGGTGTCTCATGGACGGATTTCAATCTGGCTCTCGTCGCCTTGCTGGTAGCGGCCTTGACCGGCTACGGGAAGCTTGGCTTGCATGATCGCTATCCGTATCCGTATCAGTTGCTGCATGCAGCGCATGTACCTCGATGGAAGCGATGGGTTGCTGGCTACGTGATGCTGCTGCTTGCGCTCGTGATGGGCGTGTACAAGACGACACCGTTCTTGTTCGGATTTTGA